CGACGTGGTGGTTCCCGTGGTGCCGACGCTTCTCGATCGGCTCGCGGAGGATCACTCGGTCGTCCTGAAAGAGAGCCTCACGGCGCTCGCTCTCGTCGCCGACGAACGGCCCGCCGAACTCACCGACGGAGTGCCAGCCCTCGTCGATCTACTCGATCACGACCTCCCGCTAGTGCGGACGTTCGCCGCACGCGTCGTCCGTCCGCTCGCGGCCGAGCACCCCGAGTGGTTCGCGACCGAACTCGACGACCTCCTCGCGACGCTCGACAGCGAGATCACGAATCTCGTCGAGGGGCTCGAAGAGCCACCGATGGGCGGCCTCTCGACGTTCGAGCAGTACCGTGCCATCGGCGAGGAGGGACGGAAGCGACAGCTCGCTGCGCGGGCGGTCGCGGCGAACGTCGTCGTGGCGGTCGCCGAGGCCGACAGCGGTGCGCTGGTCGAACACGTCCCGGCGGTCGTCGATCTCCTCGACAGCGACGATACCCTCTTGGTCACGACGAGCGCCGACGTGATCGCGAGCGTCGCCGAGGACTATCCCGAGGCTGTGAGTGACGCGACCGACCCACTGTGTGCGTGTCTCGACACCCACGACGGTGCCGTGAGAGCGAACGCCGTCACCGCACTCGGATACATCGGCGACGATAGCGCAGTCGGTCCGCTCCGGGAGGTCGCGAACGACGCCGAAGCCGACGAGGATCTCCGTGCGCTCGCCGCCGAAACCGCCGACTGGCTCGCTCGCGACGCCGCTTGAGATCAGGGCTCGCGCTGGCGACGCGCGGCGTACCAGTACGTCCCGATCGCGGTCACCCCCAATCCCACGATCAGGATGAGATTGACGTACGCGATCGCTCGCGACTCGGTGCCGGGCTGCCCGAACGCAAACGTGATCGCACTCAGCAGCATCATCAACACCAAAAACGCCCAGAGCAATCGGAAGTACTCCCGTGATTCGTAAACCAGCGTCCAGAACTCGTCACGCCACGACATGTTCGCCGTATCGACGCGCCGTCGCAAAGAAGCTTCGCCCGCAGGTCGACTGAGAACGACTCGAAGAAGATCAGTCGGTGAGTTCCGGACTATCCCAGTATTCGTGATCCTCGTCCTCGCGGAAGCACGCTACTCGCTGGCCGTCGTGCTGGTAGTCCGGCGGCGATGCCTGCCAACAGGCCTCGCGGGCCTCCGGACACCGGGTGTGGAACCGACAGCCCGACGGCGGGTTCACCGGATCCGGGATGTCGATCTTCCGCATCGGCGGCTCGCCCGCCTCTCGGAGCGAGAGATCCGGCGTCGCCCACCGTAACACGTTGGTGTATGGGTGGTGTGGGTCGTTCACCATGTCCTCGGCGGGACCGATCTCGGCGAGCTCGCCGAGGTACATCACACCGATCTTGCCGTCGCCGTGTTGGGTGAAGTACCGTGCGTTCGAGAGGTCGTGGCTGATGAACACGTAGGAGGTGTCGAACTCCTCTTGGAGATCGAGCATGAGATCCATCATCTCCACCCGCAGCGAGACGTCGAGTGCACTGATCGCCTCGTCGGCGAGGATCACGTCGGGGTTCATGAGGAGTGCGCGACACAGCGCGACGCGCTGTTTCTCCCCGCCCGAGAGCTCGTGGGGGTACCGATCGGCGAAATCGGAGGCCGGTGTCATCCCGACGTGTTCGAGGAGCCCGTAGATGCGCTCGCGGCGCTCCCCGCGGCTGAGGTCCGCACCCGTCAGCCGGAGCGGCTCCGAGAGGATCGAGACCAGGCGACGGTTCGGATTGAGCGAACTCCCGGGATCCTGGTGGATGATCTGGAGTGACTGGCGGATCTCGTCCCACGTGATGTCGGCGTCGCTGTTGCCGTCTCGAACGTCCCAGATGTCGTGACCACGATATTTCACGCTACCGCCGGTCGGGCGCTGGAGCCCGATCGAGGTCTTGCCGAGCGTGGTCTTCCCACAGCCCGACTCGCCGACCAGCGAGAGCACGTCGCGCTCTTCGAGATCGAAGCTCACGCCGTCGACAGCCCGCACGGTTTCCGTCTCGTCACCGAAATCGAGCAGACCGGGTCGGTTCTCGAAGTGGACCTCCACGTCGGACAGCGAGAGCACTGGCTCCGAGCCCGCAGTGTCGTCGTTACTGCTCATCGGCAGCACCCCCTCCAGTCGCCGCGGTGTCTCCGAGCGAGTCGGCGTAGTTCAGCGGGATCTCCTCAATCGCCTCCTCCCAGTGGAAACACGCCGCGCCGTGTCCTTCTGTAACCTCGTGGTATCCAGGGACCTCCTCGCGACACTGCTCGGTCGCGAGCGGACACCGCGGATGGTACGCACAGCCGCTCGGGAGGTTGATCGGGGCCGGACTCTTCCCGTCGATCGGTCGCATCTCTTCGAGTGGTGCGTCGAGGTTCGGCGTCGAGTTCAAGAGTGCACGCGTGTAGGGATGACCAGCGTCCGTGATCATCTCGCGCGTATCGGCGATCTCGACCAGCTTGAACGCGTACATCACCGCGAGCCGGTCGGCGAGCGCCGCGACCAGCGGCAGGTCGTGGGTGATGAACACCATCGTGAGATCGTACTTCTCGCGCAGATCTCCCAGCAGTTGCAGGATCGAGCGCTGCATCAGGAGATCGAGCGCGGCGGTCGGCTCGTCCATCACCAGCAGGTCGGGATCGAGCACGAGCGAGAGCGCGATCAGCGCGCGCTGAGTCATCCCACCCGAGAGTTCGTGAGGGTACGAGTCGAGCACGCGATCGGGATCGAGGTAGAGATCCGAGAGGAGCTCGCGCGCTCGCTCCATCCCCGCTCCCTTCTCGGCGTCGTGGGCGTCGAGCGTCTCTACGAAGTGGCCACGGATCTTCATCGTGGGGTTGAACGAGCTCATCGCGCCCTGGAACACCATCGAGATCTCCTCCCACCGCATCGAGCGGAGCTCCGACTGGGAGAGTTCGAGGACGTCGGTTTCGGTCCCGTCGCTCGATCGGTGGACGATCTCGCCCGAGAGGAGTCCGGGGTTCGGCACCGCATCGAGCATCGCCGACGCGAGCATCGACTTCCCCGAACCGCTCTCGCCGACGATACCGAGGACCTCGCCCCGTTCGATCTCGAGCGAGACACCGTCGAGCACGTACGATTCACCGTCGTCGTAAGTCACCGACGCGTCGTTCATCCGGATGATCGGATCGGACGCACCGATGGCATCGTGTTGTTGGGTTCGTTCCATCGACATCAGGTCATCACCTCGTTGCTTGCGGTCGTTTCGTCCTCGTTACTCGTGGTTGATTCGGACCCGCCCGCAAGCCGCGTCCGGACTCGGGGGTTGAACACCCGGTCGAGCCCCTGGGACAGCAGGATGAGCGCCAGCGCGATCCCCATGATCGCGAGCATCGGGACGATCAGCTGGTAGAGCGCGCCGGTGCCGACGAGCGCTCCAGCCTGCTTGTAGGCGTTGTTGAGCTGGAGTCCCCAGTTCGCCACCGAGGTCGGGAGGATCCCGAGGTAGTACAGCCCGACCGAAGTGAACACGACATAGCGGGCGGCGTTCGCGAAGTTCACCAACACGTACGGCATCAGGTTCGGGATGATGTCCTTGAACAGGATCCGCGGCGTGCTCGCACCCATCGTCCGCGAGGCTTCGACGTAGGAGTTCTCCCGGAGCGTGAGCACCTGCGACCGAATTGCCCGTGCGAGCCCTGCCCAGTAGTTGATCGTGATCAGAATGCCGATAACTGCAGGATTTGTCGGACTGAACACCACCGCGAGCACCATCACCAGCGGAAGACCGGGGATCGACATCATCACGTCCGAAAACGAGGTCAGTCCTCGATCGACGATGCCGCCCTTGTAGCCGGCGACGGTCCCGATCAGGACGGCAACGCCGGTGGCGAACACCCCGCCGGTGGCGATCATGATCAGCATGGAGGGTGTGGCGTGGATCACCATCGCGAGGATGTCCTCACCCGATGCAGTCGATCCGAGCGGTGCGCTCCACACCTCGAACGGGCGGAGGCCTCGGGTGGCCTGGTTCGACGTCGGCACTCGGTAGAACCACGCGCCAACGGTCGCCATCAGGACGTACACCATGAGAATGGCCCCGCCGATCTTGGTTCGCCGGTCGTTCCACGCGACGAGACCTGGCTTGTAGATGAACTCCTCGTAGAAGTCACGAAGGCGTTCGCCCCACGTGACCTCGACGTCCGAGCTGGTCGTCTCGAAGGAGAACTCGCCGCTGACGGATTCGGATTCAGTAGGTTTCACTGGACTCACCCGATTTGATCCGCGGATCGATCTTGCCGTACGTGAGATCGGCGATGTACACCGAGAGCACCAGCGCGATCGTGATGACGAGGAAGATCCCCATCATCAGCGGGTAGTCCCGGTTTTCGAGCGCCTGGAACAGGTAGTAACCGATGCCGGGGTAGGTGAACACCTCTTCGAGAATCGGCGAGCCACCGAAGTAAAACCCGATCAGCGTGAGGAACCCGGTGTACATCGGGAGGATGGCGTTTCGCGCGACGTATCGCGTCGAAATACGTCGGTCGGAGAGACCACGCAGCCGGGCGACCCGGACGTAGTCCTCACCGAGCACCGAGATGGAGTTACCCCGCATCGCGAGCGCCTGGAGCCCCGCGCCAGTGATGACCAGCGAGGCGATCGGCAGGGCGGCGTGGCGGAGTGCGTCAACGATGAACTTGACGGAAAGACCAGCCTCGACCCCGGGACTCGTCCGATATCGGGCCGGCAGGATCTGGAACTTGTACGAGAAGAGCACGACGAGGCCGATCGCAAGCACGTAGAACGGCATCGACCCGAGGAGGATCGAGACGCTGCTCGATGCCACGTCGAACGTGGAACCTTCTCGGTAGGCCATGACCGCCCCCCAGACGATGGCGATGGCGAAGATGAGGACCACCGACGTGATCATGATGAACATCGTCCACGGAAGCGCGTCGCCGATGATAGAGGCGACCGAATTGGGGTTCGTGATCGACTGGCCGAGATCGCCCTGCAAGAGCGACGTGACGTAATCGAAGTACTGGACGTACAACGGCTGATCCGGTTGGACGTTCTGGTAGTTCTCGATGAGGGCGTTGATTCGCGAGGCCGAGTAGCCCTGTCGGCTCAACTCCGCGCGGAGTTGTACCAGCGGCCCACCGGGGAGCAGCCGGATCATGCCGAAAGTGAGCGTGATGACGAGCCATACTGTCAACAGTGCACGTATCGTCCGTTCGACGTAGTAGTTCATGGATTAAGTCGTGTGTGGTGGTTTCGTGTCCTCGATCGTCGACACCCGTTCGGGTGCCGAACTCGGCGTACGGTCTAGTATAGGTCTTTCCATGACCATGTGTAACGCGATACAGCTAATCCGCAATATGAATTGTGGTCGGTCGCTGGTAGCCGGCTTAGTTGCCAGCGTACTGCATCTCGCCTTGTCGGGGGAGCCACGTGTTGGCCCACCGAACCTGTGAGATTTCAGCCCCTTCCTCGGGGATGTTCCACTCGTTGCCGCCAGTGAGGAACGTCTGTTCGAGCTTCTCCATCACCGGGATCATCGGTAGGTCCTGATTGGCAACCCACGCCTGCTCGACGGTGATCTCGTTGATCGTGGACTCCTCGGTGGCCTGGGAGAGTTCGCCGATTCGGTCGGACGGATTGACCGTCATTTCGCCCGACCCTCCTCGCGCAGGGACGGTGATGTCGGCGTTCGAGCCACCTCGTTCCTGGTTGGACGCGGGGTAGTTGTAGCCGTAGCCCCGATCGTTGTAGACCAACTGATGGCGCAGCGAGAAGTAGGGGTACGCTCCGGACGGCGCGCCGTCGAGCCACCCACCTGCAGTGAGTACGAAGTCACCGTTCGGCCACGTGCTCCCGAGCAGCGTGCCGAACTGGCGTGCGTCGATGGCGCTCTCGAAGCCGAACGAAGCGAGCTGGTCGGCGACGGTCTGGGCGGCAGTGTTCCAGTCACTCCACCCCGCAGGCACCATGACCGGAAGACTGACCGTGTTGCCCTCGGAATCCTGCCACGTACCGCCTGATTTCGAGTAGCCGGCCTCTTCGAGAACCTGCGTGGCCTTCTCTGTCTGTGAACTGTCCATCCCATAGCTCTCGAAGTCATCCATCGCGTCACCGAGATACTGTTCGAGGGTGTCGGGTGTGATCCCGGTCGGGATCGGCGTCGGCTGCTTCGAGGGTTTCGAGACGTTGTTGACGGCTTGCTGTCGGTTGATGACGTACTGGATCGCCTGCCGAACGGCGCGGTCGCCGGCGTGCCGATGGTTGTGGTTCGGAACCAGTCCGAAGCCGAACGCCGATGGCGTCTGGACCTGCTGGATCGCGTCGGGCATCTGATTCACGATCCGTGGCGGGGTGAACAGGGTGAACACCGAATCGATCTGCTGGTTGATCAGCGCCTGTTGGGCCGCCTGGTTCCCGTCGAGGAACCGGCAGGCGTACTCGCTGAAGTTGATGTTCCCCGAGTCCGGATGATCGTCGCGTCGTTCGAGGAGTATTTGCTGTTGACTGGTGCCACCAAGCGACCACGGGCCACTGGCGATCGGATCGGTCCACGTGAACTCCTGGAGGCTCCTGAGTCCTTCTTCCTCGTTCTGGTTGATCTGTTCGACGAACTTGCCGAAGACGCTTTTCGGCTGGTTGACCCAGTTCCCGCTCAGTACCTGGAACTGAACGATCTGCTGGTTGACTTCCGAACCGAAGTTCATCCGGACAGTGCTGTCGTCGACCGCTTCGATGGATTCGGTGTAGTCCGCGAACCCGAGGCCAAGACTCAACCCGAGTCGAAGTTGGGTGACGATGTCGGCCGACGTCACGTCGTCGCCGTTCGACCACGTGAGACCGTCGCGGATCGTCATCTCGAACGTGTCGCCGCCGTAGTTCCACTCCGAGATGGCGTACGGCACGAACTCGCTCTGCGCGAAATTGTACTTGGCGAAGTGGTCGAACAGTAGATCGTCCGAAATCTGTGCGAGACCCGACGTGTTACTGGAGTTCCACTGGATGTTCGACGGCTGCTGATTGGTGTAGGTGAGATGCTGCGTGTCGTACACTTGGCCGCCGCCACCTCCACCGCTTTCGTTGCCGCTGCCGCCACCGCTCCCACTGCTGCCACCCTCGGATCCGTTGCTTCCGTTGCCACCACTGCCACCGCCGCCACCGCCGCCACCACCACCACTGTCGTTGTTGCTTCCGTCGCCGCCAGAACAACCTGCAAGTGCGGCGGCACCGGAGATGCCGGAAATCTCGATGAACCGGCGTCGGCTCACTATGTCGCTGTAACTATTGGCGTCGTCTGCCATGGTCCATCCTCACTCGGGGTATCATTCACAATAAGCGTTGTGGTGAAATCTATCATATAGCCCCGTCGATTACCGGCAAAGATTGCGTCGACTGCTCGGAAAATCGCCTGATTCCGGCACCCAATCATCGTGGGGATACAGGTGGTACCGATCGGAACACGGACTGTGAATTTGTTCGCTTCCGACAATCGGACGAGGGTTTTATTACTGTCATCCCAAACAAGGGGGCATGAAACGGTACGAGACAGACGTTCAGGATGACGTGCTCTACATCGAGACCGACGACGACTGGCTCGAAATCGGATCGATGGCCGACATCCGTCGTCTCGTCGGCGGGGCGACGTATACCCTCGAATACGACGAACGACAGCGCGCCGTCGGGTGGCTCGACACCGATTCCGACGGGACGCTCAGCTTCGAGGTCGACGAGACGGTCGCAGGAATGGATTTCGAGCGGGAGTTCGTCGCTACCCTCGAAGCGATCGACCGCGACGAGACCGACGTCAAGGGGGTTCCCCGCCGCGCAGCCGTGTTTGCGGACCTCATGACGTCGATCTGGGACGCGAAAGGCTCCCTCGACCGTACGGCGGAATCGGATTCCGTCTGACGCGAGCGGCGTTCGGGACGAACGATCGAGCGTTGGAACAGATCAACTGTGAACCACGAGGATCCCTTTTCGTTTCAGCCGGTGTTCAGCGTGACGTACCCAT
The genomic region above belongs to Halococcus salifodinae DSM 8989 and contains:
- a CDS encoding ABC transporter ATP-binding protein, translating into MSMERTQQHDAIGASDPIIRMNDASVTYDDGESYVLDGVSLEIERGEVLGIVGESGSGKSMLASAMLDAVPNPGLLSGEIVHRSSDGTETDVLELSQSELRSMRWEEISMVFQGAMSSFNPTMKIRGHFVETLDAHDAEKGAGMERARELLSDLYLDPDRVLDSYPHELSGGMTQRALIALSLVLDPDLLVMDEPTAALDLLMQRSILQLLGDLREKYDLTMVFITHDLPLVAALADRLAVMYAFKLVEIADTREMITDAGHPYTRALLNSTPNLDAPLEEMRPIDGKSPAPINLPSGCAYHPRCPLATEQCREEVPGYHEVTEGHGAACFHWEEAIEEIPLNYADSLGDTAATGGGAADEQ
- a CDS encoding oligopeptide/dipeptide ABC transporter ATP-binding protein; its protein translation is MSSNDDTAGSEPVLSLSDVEVHFENRPGLLDFGDETETVRAVDGVSFDLEERDVLSLVGESGCGKTTLGKTSIGLQRPTGGSVKYRGHDIWDVRDGNSDADITWDEIRQSLQIIHQDPGSSLNPNRRLVSILSEPLRLTGADLSRGERRERIYGLLEHVGMTPASDFADRYPHELSGGEKQRVALCRALLMNPDVILADEAISALDVSLRVEMMDLMLDLQEEFDTSYVFISHDLSNARYFTQHGDGKIGVMYLGELAEIGPAEDMVNDPHHPYTNVLRWATPDLSLREAGEPPMRKIDIPDPVNPPSGCRFHTRCPEAREACWQASPPDYQHDGQRVACFREDEDHEYWDSPELTD
- a CDS encoding HEAT repeat domain-containing protein gives rise to the protein MTHATADDVRELDPDEITPADIDIERVRAGLTDEENLVRTHAAKIAGALADQDPDVVVPVVPTLLDRLAEDHSVVLKESLTALALVADERPAELTDGVPALVDLLDHDLPLVRTFAARVVRPLAAEHPEWFATELDDLLATLDSEITNLVEGLEEPPMGGLSTFEQYRAIGEEGRKRQLAARAVAANVVVAVAEADSGALVEHVPAVVDLLDSDDTLLVTTSADVIASVAEDYPEAVSDATDPLCACLDTHDGAVRANAVTALGYIGDDSAVGPLREVANDAEADEDLRALAAETADWLARDAA
- a CDS encoding ABC transporter permease; translation: MKPTESESVSGEFSFETTSSDVEVTWGERLRDFYEEFIYKPGLVAWNDRRTKIGGAILMVYVLMATVGAWFYRVPTSNQATRGLRPFEVWSAPLGSTASGEDILAMVIHATPSMLIMIATGGVFATGVAVLIGTVAGYKGGIVDRGLTSFSDVMMSIPGLPLVMVLAVVFSPTNPAVIGILITINYWAGLARAIRSQVLTLRENSYVEASRTMGASTPRILFKDIIPNLMPYVLVNFANAARYVVFTSVGLYYLGILPTSVANWGLQLNNAYKQAGALVGTGALYQLIVPMLAIMGIALALILLSQGLDRVFNPRVRTRLAGGSESTTSNEDETTASNEVMT
- a CDS encoding ABC transporter permease; its protein translation is MNYYVERTIRALLTVWLVITLTFGMIRLLPGGPLVQLRAELSRQGYSASRINALIENYQNVQPDQPLYVQYFDYVTSLLQGDLGQSITNPNSVASIIGDALPWTMFIMITSVVLIFAIAIVWGAVMAYREGSTFDVASSSVSILLGSMPFYVLAIGLVVLFSYKFQILPARYRTSPGVEAGLSVKFIVDALRHAALPIASLVITGAGLQALAMRGNSISVLGEDYVRVARLRGLSDRRISTRYVARNAILPMYTGFLTLIGFYFGGSPILEEVFTYPGIGYYLFQALENRDYPLMMGIFLVITIALVLSVYIADLTYGKIDPRIKSGESSETY
- a CDS encoding ABC transporter substrate-binding protein, which translates into the protein MADDANSYSDIVSRRRFIEISGISGAAALAGCSGGDGSNNDSGGGGGGGGGGSGGNGSNGSEGGSSGSGGGSGNESGGGGGGQVYDTQHLTYTNQQPSNIQWNSSNTSGLAQISDDLLFDHFAKYNFAQSEFVPYAISEWNYGGDTFEMTIRDGLTWSNGDDVTSADIVTQLRLGLSLGLGFADYTESIEAVDDSTVRMNFGSEVNQQIVQFQVLSGNWVNQPKSVFGKFVEQINQNEEEGLRSLQEFTWTDPIASGPWSLGGTSQQQILLERRDDHPDSGNINFSEYACRFLDGNQAAQQALINQQIDSVFTLFTPPRIVNQMPDAIQQVQTPSAFGFGLVPNHNHRHAGDRAVRQAIQYVINRQQAVNNVSKPSKQPTPIPTGITPDTLEQYLGDAMDDFESYGMDSSQTEKATQVLEEAGYSKSGGTWQDSEGNTVSLPVMVPAGWSDWNTAAQTVADQLASFGFESAIDARQFGTLLGSTWPNGDFVLTAGGWLDGAPSGAYPYFSLRHQLVYNDRGYGYNYPASNQERGGSNADITVPARGGSGEMTVNPSDRIGELSQATEESTINEITVEQAWVANQDLPMIPVMEKLEQTFLTGGNEWNIPEEGAEISQVRWANTWLPRQGEMQYAGN